The Microbacterium sp. zg-Y1090 sequence CCCCTCCTTGTCGGCATCCAGGATCGCCACGAGCGACACCTCGGGCAGGTCGAGGCCCTCCCGCAGCAGGTTGATGCCGACCAGCACGTCGTACACGCCGGCGCGCAGTTCGCTGAGCAGCTCCACACGCCGCAGCGTGTCGACGTCGGAGTGCAGATACCGCACCCGCACCCCATGCTCGCCGAGGAAGTCGGTGAGCTCCTCGGCCATCTTCTTCGTGAGCGTCGTCACGAGCACGCGCTCGTCGCGGCCGACCCGCACGCGGATCTGCTCGAGAAGGTCGTCGATCTGCCCCTTCGACGGCTTCACCACGATCTGCGGGTCGACCAGGCCGGTCGGACGGATGATCTGCTCCACGACGCCGTCGGCGATGCCCATCTCGTAGCGGCCGGGGGTCGCCGAGAGGTACACGGTCTGGCCGACGCGCTCCTTGAACTCATCCCACCGCAGCGGGCGGTTGTCCAGCGCGCTGGGGAGGCGGAAGCCGTGGTCGACGAGTGTGCGCTTGCGGGACGCGTCGCCCTCGTACATGGCGCCGATCTGCGGCACCGTGACATGCGACTCGTCGATGACCATGAGGAAGTCGTCGGGGAAGAAGTCCAGCAGGGTGTGCGGCGGCTCCCCCGGCATGCGGCCGTCGAGGTGACGCGAGTAGTTCTCGATGCCCGAGCAGAACCCGAGCTGCTGCAGCATCTCGATGTCGAACGTCGTGCGCATGCGCAGCCGCTGTGCCTCGAGCAGCTTCCCCTGACCCTCGAGTTCCTTCAGCCGTTCGGCCAGTTCGTGCTCGATGGTGCCGATGGCCCGTTGCACCGTGTCGGTGCCCGCCACGTAATGGGACGCCGGGAAGATCGGCACGCTGTCCATGCGGTTGATCACATCGCCCGTCAGGGGATGCAGCATGTACAGCGCTTCGATCTCGTCACCGAACATCTCGATGCGGATCGCGAACTCCTCGTAGACGGGGATGATCTCGATGGTGTCGCCCCGCACACGGAAGTTGCCGCGTGAGAAGTCGACGTCGTTGCGGTTGTACTGCATCGCGATCAGCTTGCGGATGAGGGCGTCGCGGTCGTACCGCTCCCCCACCTGCAGCGCCACCATCGCCCGCAGGTACTCCTCGGGCGAGCCCAGGCCGTAGATGCAGGACACGGTCGACACCACCACTACATCGCGCCGGCTCAGCAGTGAGTTGGTCGTGGAGTGTCGCAGCCGCTCGACCTCGGCGTTGATGGACGAGTCCTTCTCGATGAAGGTGTCGGTCTGCGGAACGTACGCCTCGGGCTGGTAGTAGTCGTAGTAGCTGACGAAGTACTCGACCGCGTTGTTCGGCATGAGCTCGCGGAACTCGTTGGCCAGCTGCGCCGCGAGCGTCTTGTTGTGGGCGAGCACGAGAGTGGGCCGTTGCACCTTCTCGATGAGCCACGCGGTCGTCGCCGACTTGCCGGTGCCCGTGGCTCCGAGCAGCACGACATCGGTCTCGCCGGCGTTGATGCGGGCGGCGAGCTGCTCGATGGCCTGGGGCTGGTCGCCGCTGGGCGTGTATTCGCTGACGACCTCGAAAGGCCGGACGGCACGAGTGGTCTGCATCCTCCCAGCGTAGGCCGCACCGTCGACACGCGGCGGGGCGTTCGCCCGCGGCATACCGGCGGCGGCACGCCGGTGGGCTCACAGCGCGGGCGATGGGGCGCCGGTCCCGTACGATGGCGGCGGAAGCGAGGCAGATGTGAACCGTACGGCGGTCGTCCTGGAGGACGAGGAAGACATCCGCGCGCTCATCACGACGGTGCTCAGCGGCGCCGGATACGAGGTGTACGGCACCGCCAACGGTCTGGATGCCGTCGACCTCGTGGCCGCCCACAACCCTGTCCTGACCACGCTGGACGTCAATGTCCCCGGGATCGACGGATTCGAGGCGGCCCGCCGCATCCGCGAGGTCAGCGACACCTACGTGATCATGATCTCCGCGTTCGTCGAGGCCGCCGATGCCGAGCGGGGACGGCTCGCCGGCGCGGACGAGTACCTCGGCAAGCCCTTCCGCCCGCGCGAGCTGCGGGCGCGCCTGGAGATGGTGCCCGACCGTCGCCGGCGGCCGGAGCAGGGCTAGGCGCTCGGCTCGGCCACGAGCACGGCGGACGCTGAGCTCGACGCCGCGCGCAGCGACGCGACACGCGCCTCCTCCAGGAGCGCACCGGCATCGTGCGCGCGTGAGGACCCGACGGCGATCCCGATGCCCAGCGAAGGCAGCACGCCGCCGCTGACCGAGTTCAGTGCGTCGAACAGCTCGCGGTACACCGCCATGCCCACTCGCCGCGCCTCGCCCGAGGAGCGGACGGTGGTGATGACGGCCAGGCGGCCCTCGCCGTCCTCTCCCACGATCGCCAGCGGGGGCACCGCCCGCAGCACGGCGGCGCGTCCCGCAGCGACGAGCTCATCGGCCAGCTCGATGCCGAAGGCCGTGGCGATGTAGTCGAGCTCGGCCGTGCGGATCACGAGCACGGCGGGGAGGTCGTCCTGAGGCCGCGACGCCTGCACTATGTGCTGGAGCGCGGTCACGACGTCTCCGCGGGAACGGACGCCGAACATCGCTCCGTCCGACGCGGCGGCCCAGCCGCGCAGCTGAGCGCGGTCGGTGCGCAGCACCGACATGGCGACCACGGCCGTGATGGTGAGGACCACCGTCAGTCCGGACGCCGTCGTGGTGCCGAA is a genomic window containing:
- the uvrB gene encoding excinuclease ABC subunit UvrB, with the translated sequence MQTTRAVRPFEVVSEYTPSGDQPQAIEQLAARINAGETDVVLLGATGTGKSATTAWLIEKVQRPTLVLAHNKTLAAQLANEFRELMPNNAVEYFVSYYDYYQPEAYVPQTDTFIEKDSSINAEVERLRHSTTNSLLSRRDVVVVSTVSCIYGLGSPEEYLRAMVALQVGERYDRDALIRKLIAMQYNRNDVDFSRGNFRVRGDTIEIIPVYEEFAIRIEMFGDEIEALYMLHPLTGDVINRMDSVPIFPASHYVAGTDTVQRAIGTIEHELAERLKELEGQGKLLEAQRLRMRTTFDIEMLQQLGFCSGIENYSRHLDGRMPGEPPHTLLDFFPDDFLMVIDESHVTVPQIGAMYEGDASRKRTLVDHGFRLPSALDNRPLRWDEFKERVGQTVYLSATPGRYEMGIADGVVEQIIRPTGLVDPQIVVKPSKGQIDDLLEQIRVRVGRDERVLVTTLTKKMAEELTDFLGEHGVRVRYLHSDVDTLRRVELLSELRAGVYDVLVGINLLREGLDLPEVSLVAILDADKEGFLRSGTSLIQTIGRAARNVSGEVHMYADNMTDSMRKAIDETERRREKQIAYNVAHGVDPQPLRKRIADITDALNREASDTQELLSKKRSGPLKSGKGKSPTPQLRRVGIAAEGANQLEATIEDLSNQMLAAAGELKFELAARLRDEVQDLKKELRAMERAGHA
- a CDS encoding response regulator transcription factor, which produces MNRTAVVLEDEEDIRALITTVLSGAGYEVYGTANGLDAVDLVAAHNPVLTTLDVNVPGIDGFEAARRIREVSDTYVIMISAFVEAADAERGRLAGADEYLGKPFRPRELRARLEMVPDRRRRPEQG